One window of Thermocoleostomius sinensis A174 genomic DNA carries:
- the dnaK gene encoding molecular chaperone DnaK, translated as MGKVIGIDLGTTNSCVAVLEGGKPVVIANSEGGRTTPSIVGFGKTGERLVGQLAKRQAVTNAENTVYSIKRFIGRRWHDTEDERDRVPYNCTKGKDDTVDVQIRGRLYTPQEISAMILQKLKQDAEAYLGESVTQAVITVPAYFTDAQRQATKDAGTIAGLEVLRIINEPTAAALSYGLEKQDHDQRILVFDLGGGTFDVSILQLGEGVFEVKATSGNNHLGGDDFDNVLVRWLIDNFRERDGIDLAADKMALQRLREAAEKAKIELSTMLSTSINLPFITADETGPKHLEVELTRAKLEDLTNHLVQATIDPVAQALADSNLTPDQIDRIILVGGSTRIPAVQDAIKTFFKGKLPDRSVNPDEAVALGAAIQAGVLGGEVKDLLLLDVTPLSLGIETLGEVFTKIIERNTTIPTSKTQTFSTATDGQTSVEIHVLQGERAMAKDNKSLGKFQLTGIPPAPRGVPQIEVSFEIDANGILKVAARDKGTGREQSIQISNTGGLSEAEVERMRQEAELYADEDEQRKQLVTLRNQADTLLYSYESTLRDNAHFIQDGLKEQSAQRATELKAALINRSITPESLRQHIESLQQLLFLMGESMYQKAQDRSHDPIYTSPTVPTAAMPWQETEPMPYATETLEADFVTDETITAEYEAVD; from the coding sequence ATGGGAAAAGTTATTGGCATCGATTTGGGGACAACAAATAGCTGTGTTGCTGTACTAGAGGGAGGCAAACCCGTTGTCATTGCTAACTCTGAAGGTGGCAGAACTACTCCCAGTATTGTGGGGTTTGGCAAAACCGGAGAACGGTTAGTTGGGCAATTAGCTAAACGCCAAGCTGTCACTAATGCGGAAAATACCGTCTATAGCATTAAGCGGTTTATCGGTCGCCGTTGGCATGATACCGAAGATGAACGCGATCGAGTGCCTTATAACTGCACCAAAGGCAAAGACGACACAGTGGATGTCCAAATTCGCGGCCGCCTGTATACGCCTCAAGAAATTTCTGCCATGATTCTGCAAAAATTAAAGCAGGATGCAGAAGCCTACCTAGGTGAGTCAGTGACTCAAGCCGTTATCACCGTTCCTGCTTACTTCACCGATGCCCAGCGCCAAGCCACCAAAGATGCCGGAACGATCGCGGGCTTAGAAGTTCTACGCATTATCAATGAACCCACGGCGGCGGCTCTCTCCTACGGCTTGGAAAAGCAAGATCACGATCAAAGAATTCTGGTATTTGACCTAGGCGGCGGTACGTTTGATGTTTCGATTCTGCAATTAGGCGAAGGGGTCTTTGAAGTTAAAGCCACCTCTGGCAACAATCATCTGGGTGGGGATGATTTTGATAACGTGCTGGTGCGGTGGCTAATCGATAATTTTCGAGAGCGAGATGGCATCGACCTTGCTGCCGATAAGATGGCGCTTCAGCGGCTGCGGGAAGCGGCAGAAAAGGCCAAGATCGAACTGTCCACGATGTTAAGTACGTCCATCAATCTGCCGTTCATTACTGCCGATGAAACCGGGCCCAAGCATTTAGAAGTAGAACTAACACGGGCCAAGCTAGAGGATTTAACCAATCATTTGGTTCAAGCCACCATCGATCCGGTTGCTCAGGCGTTGGCAGACTCCAATTTAACTCCTGACCAGATTGATCGAATTATTCTGGTGGGCGGTTCGACTCGCATTCCAGCCGTCCAGGACGCAATCAAGACTTTTTTCAAGGGAAAATTGCCCGATCGATCGGTCAATCCCGATGAAGCTGTGGCATTGGGGGCTGCCATTCAAGCAGGCGTATTGGGCGGAGAAGTGAAAGACCTGCTGCTGCTGGATGTGACACCGCTGTCGTTGGGCATTGAAACCTTGGGTGAGGTGTTTACCAAGATTATTGAACGTAATACCACGATTCCCACTAGCAAGACACAAACCTTTTCAACCGCCACTGACGGGCAAACTTCCGTAGAAATTCATGTCTTGCAGGGGGAACGAGCGATGGCCAAAGATAACAAGAGTCTGGGCAAGTTTCAACTGACCGGCATTCCGCCGGCCCCTAGAGGAGTGCCGCAAATCGAAGTCTCGTTTGAAATTGACGCGAACGGCATCTTGAAAGTAGCGGCTCGTGATAAGGGAACTGGTCGAGAGCAAAGCATCCAAATCTCTAACACGGGCGGATTAAGCGAGGCGGAAGTAGAACGAATGCGCCAAGAAGCCGAACTGTACGCTGATGAAGACGAACAGCGTAAGCAATTAGTCACCTTACGCAATCAAGCCGATACCCTGCTCTACAGCTACGAATCTACTCTCCGCGATAACGCCCATTTCATCCAGGATGGACTGAAGGAACAATCCGCCCAACGTGCTACCGAACTGAAGGCGGCTCTGATCAATCGATCAATCACCCCTGAATCCCTACGGCAACACATCGAATCCCTGCAACAATTACTGTTCTTGATGGGTGAATCAATGTATCAAAAAGCACAAGATAGGAGTCACGATCCGATTTATACCAGCCCCACGGTTCCTACCGCCGCCATGCCATGGCAAGAGACCGAGCCGATGCCCTATGCCACCGAGACGTTGGAAGCAGATTTCGTCACCGATGAAACAATCACTGCCGAGTACGAAGCCGTTGACTAG
- the grpE gene encoding nucleotide exchange factor GrpE: MDEEKQQENAQGAVAESETVEQLGSEPMSVEPNLSNEAEVNQDQSIGEPTVPPTESTLEPEVEPFDLSPEPSVTVEAVPSVEQDSELRAKVEELDQRVEALKAQLEERNNQYMRLAADFENYRKRTQKEIEEQEQKVKCSTIKELLPVVDNFERARSQIKVQTDAEKNINSSYQGIYKDFVDRLKKIGVAPMRAEGEPFDPSLHEAVMREETDQYPEGTVVEELRRGYVLGDLVLRHAMVKVAAAPEYSGSPEEEQSMN; the protein is encoded by the coding sequence ATGGACGAAGAGAAACAGCAGGAGAATGCTCAAGGGGCAGTGGCTGAATCGGAAACTGTAGAGCAATTGGGAAGTGAGCCAATGTCTGTTGAACCAAACCTATCCAATGAGGCCGAAGTGAATCAAGACCAGTCGATCGGTGAACCGACCGTTCCACCCACCGAATCAACCCTAGAGCCAGAAGTGGAGCCGTTTGATCTTAGCCCAGAGCCGTCTGTTACGGTTGAGGCAGTACCGTCTGTTGAACAAGATTCGGAACTGCGGGCCAAAGTTGAAGAACTAGATCAGCGGGTAGAGGCACTTAAGGCGCAACTAGAAGAACGAAACAATCAATATATGCGTCTAGCGGCCGATTTTGAAAACTATCGCAAGCGAACTCAAAAAGAAATAGAGGAACAAGAGCAGAAGGTCAAATGTTCGACGATTAAAGAACTACTACCTGTGGTAGATAACTTCGAGCGCGCCCGATCGCAAATTAAAGTTCAAACAGACGCAGAGAAGAACATCAATAGCAGCTATCAAGGCATTTACAAAGATTTCGTCGATCGGTTGAAAAAAATTGGAGTTGCGCCGATGCGAGCCGAAGGGGAACCGTTTGACCCCAGCTTACATGAAGCAGTGATGCGCGAAGAAACTGATCAGTACCCTGAAGGAACGGTCGTTGAAGAACTGCGACGAGGCTATGTGCTAGGCGATTTAGTATTGCGTCACGCAATGGTTAAAGTAGCTGCCGCCCCTGAATACAGCGGGTCACCTGAAGAAGAGCAATCAATGAATTAG
- a CDS encoding glycosyltransferase family 4 protein has product MPQLSDRKANFKSLKLLFLSTPVGPLGTGLGGGVELTLQNMAQELMRRDHQVQIVAPAGSKLAGLPIAQIAGNLQSSAQTQGRDAPIVLPANSVLGNMWEYAYQQQDQYDVLINFAYDWLPFYLTPFFAKPIAHLVSMGSLTEAMDTVIAQTLDRFPGTIGVHSRAQADTFAFGNRCRILSNGLDLSLYQFQPEPANYLGWVGRIAPEKGVEDAIVAAHQCQIPLKIWGAMPNPDYWQQICQTDADFSYGGFLPTDQLQAELRSCRGLLMTPKWIEAFGNVAIEALACGVPVISYRRGGPAEIVQHGKTGWLVEPDSIEGLVEAIERLDEIDRHTCRQQAESQYSMQAMGDRVEAWIRDMLVVI; this is encoded by the coding sequence GTGCCGCAACTTTCTGATCGTAAAGCTAATTTCAAATCCTTAAAGCTGTTGTTTCTCTCGACTCCGGTGGGGCCACTAGGAACTGGGCTGGGCGGCGGGGTAGAACTAACCTTGCAGAACATGGCTCAAGAACTGATGCGGCGAGATCACCAGGTGCAAATTGTAGCCCCGGCTGGTTCTAAATTAGCAGGATTGCCGATTGCCCAAATTGCCGGCAACTTGCAGAGCAGCGCCCAAACGCAAGGACGCGATGCCCCGATCGTCCTGCCAGCTAATTCGGTATTGGGCAACATGTGGGAGTATGCTTACCAACAGCAAGATCAATACGATGTGCTGATTAACTTTGCCTACGATTGGTTGCCGTTTTACCTGACGCCCTTCTTTGCCAAGCCGATCGCCCATCTCGTCAGCATGGGATCGTTGACTGAGGCAATGGATACAGTGATTGCACAAACTCTTGATCGTTTTCCCGGCACGATCGGCGTCCACAGCCGCGCCCAAGCCGATACCTTTGCGTTTGGCAATCGATGTCGCATTCTCAGCAACGGTTTAGATCTCTCGCTGTATCAATTTCAGCCAGAACCCGCCAATTACCTTGGTTGGGTCGGTCGCATTGCGCCAGAGAAAGGCGTTGAAGATGCGATCGTGGCGGCTCATCAGTGCCAGATTCCTCTGAAAATCTGGGGAGCGATGCCGAACCCTGACTATTGGCAGCAGATTTGTCAAACCGATGCCGACTTTTCCTACGGAGGATTTTTGCCGACCGACCAGCTACAAGCTGAATTGAGATCCTGCCGGGGGCTACTAATGACTCCAAAATGGATTGAGGCGTTTGGTAACGTGGCGATCGAAGCCCTTGCCTGTGGCGTTCCGGTGATCTCCTACCGTCGGGGCGGCCCCGCAGAAATTGTGCAGCACGGCAAAACTGGATGGCTCGTCGAGCCTGATTCCATTGAAGGACTGGTGGAAGCCATTGAGCGACTGGATGAAATCGATCGTCACACCTGTCGCCAACAGGCAGAATCTCAGTATTCCATGCAGGCAATGGGCGATCGGGTGGAAGCGTGGATTAGAGATATGTTGGTAGTGATCTAG
- a CDS encoding S66 peptidase family protein — MLVLPPPLQVGDRLLVIAPSGVLRELDALQEGIEIWRSRGYRVELSPGYDQRWGYLAGTDAERRSQLEAAWLDPDCRAILCARGGYGGARLLEAWHWSPIDRPKWLIGFSDITSLLWGLCREEISGVHGPLLTTLSAEPDWSVQRLFDWVEGRSLAPLQGVGWGGGQASGVLLPANLTVATHLLNTSAQPSLVGAILAFEDVTEAPYRIDRMLTQWRMSGAFSKVRGIALGRFSQCDPPPNIPSFTVEEVLRDRLSDLGIPIVSDLPFGHDGVNAALPVGVLAQLDGETGTLSINLSVPELP; from the coding sequence ATGCTGGTTCTTCCTCCTCCGCTTCAAGTTGGCGATCGTCTGCTAGTGATTGCGCCCAGTGGGGTCTTGCGAGAACTGGATGCGTTGCAGGAAGGAATAGAGATTTGGCGATCGCGGGGCTATCGGGTGGAGTTGAGTCCGGGCTATGATCAGCGCTGGGGTTATTTGGCGGGAACCGATGCCGAAAGACGATCGCAGCTAGAAGCGGCATGGCTCGATCCGGACTGTCGGGCGATTCTTTGTGCAAGAGGTGGATACGGCGGCGCACGACTCTTGGAAGCTTGGCACTGGTCGCCGATCGATCGTCCCAAATGGTTGATTGGGTTTTCAGATATTACGAGCCTGTTGTGGGGACTGTGCCGGGAAGAAATTTCTGGAGTACATGGGCCGTTGCTCACAACACTGTCCGCTGAGCCGGACTGGTCGGTACAACGCTTGTTTGATTGGGTGGAAGGGCGATCGCTAGCTCCGTTGCAGGGAGTGGGTTGGGGCGGCGGACAAGCCAGTGGCGTGCTGTTGCCTGCTAATCTCACGGTTGCAACCCACCTGCTCAATACCTCCGCTCAACCAAGTTTAGTAGGCGCGATTTTGGCCTTTGAAGATGTGACCGAAGCCCCCTATCGCATCGATCGCATGTTGACACAGTGGCGCATGAGTGGTGCATTTTCCAAGGTACGGGGCATTGCCTTAGGACGATTCAGCCAGTGTGATCCACCGCCCAACATTCCCAGTTTTACCGTCGAGGAAGTCTTACGGGATCGATTGTCCGATTTGGGAATCCCGATTGTGTCGGATTTACCGTTTGGACACGATGGCGTCAACGCGGCATTACCCGTGGGAGTGCTGGCTCAGTTAGATGGAGAAACTGGAACGTTGAGTATTAATTTAAGCGTCCCTGAATTACCCTAG
- a CDS encoding MlaE family lipid ABC transporter permease subunit produces MNQIIVASGFGRWSQRLWESILLGGRVVFHLITGRIDRRNTLEQMAAVGPASLLIVLVIAASIGMVFTIQVAREFLRFGASSAVGGILAIALSRELSPLLTAVVVAGRVGAAFAAEIATMRVTEQVDALYILRTDPVEYLVVPRVAACLMMVPALTVFSLVTGMLGGWVVATQFYDLSTESFFDSAQAFVTSWDLFSAPIKAAVFGTLIAIIGCSWGLTTSGGAKDVGQSTTAAVVTSLLAIFFSDFFLSWLMFRGLGSAGLEAF; encoded by the coding sequence ATGAATCAAATTATTGTTGCTTCCGGGTTTGGGCGGTGGAGCCAGCGGCTGTGGGAGTCAATTCTATTAGGGGGGCGGGTGGTGTTTCATCTCATCACCGGGCGGATCGATCGCCGCAACACCCTAGAACAAATGGCCGCCGTAGGTCCAGCTTCGTTATTGATTGTGTTAGTTATTGCTGCATCGATCGGGATGGTATTCACCATTCAAGTGGCTCGCGAGTTCTTGCGGTTTGGGGCTAGCTCAGCCGTTGGGGGAATTTTGGCCATTGCCCTCAGCCGCGAGTTATCACCGTTGCTGACGGCTGTGGTGGTGGCCGGTCGAGTGGGAGCCGCGTTTGCCGCTGAAATTGCTACCATGCGTGTGACCGAACAAGTTGATGCCCTCTATATCCTCAGAACCGATCCCGTAGAGTACCTCGTTGTGCCACGAGTCGCTGCCTGTTTAATGATGGTGCCGGCCTTGACCGTGTTTTCCCTGGTGACAGGAATGCTAGGTGGGTGGGTGGTAGCAACACAGTTTTATGACCTCAGTACAGAATCTTTCTTTGATTCGGCTCAAGCCTTTGTTACATCCTGGGATTTATTTAGCGCCCCCATCAAAGCGGCGGTATTTGGCACGCTGATCGCCATTATTGGCTGTAGTTGGGGGTTAACCACCAGCGGTGGAGCTAAAGACGTTGGACAATCCACCACAGCGGCTGTTGTCACCTCGTTGCTAGCCATTTTCTTCTCAGATTTCTTTCTCTCGTGGCTGATGTTCCGAGGTCTTGGCTCGGCAGGACTAGAAGCCTTTTAG
- the gltX gene encoding glutamate--tRNA ligase, with protein MSVRVRIAPSPTGNLHIGTARTAVFNWLFARHQGGQFILRIEDTDLERSRPEYTQNILDGLSWLGLDWDEGPFFQTKRMDLYQQKVQELLDKGLAYRAYDTPEELDAMREAQKARNEAPRYDNRHRNLTPEQEAALVAEGRKPVIRFKIDDDREITWIDLVRGKVTWKGRDLGGDMVIARAADAETIGQPLYNFVVVVDDIDMGITQVIRGEDHIGNTPKQILLYEALGATVPEFGHTPLILNQAGAKLSKRDGVTSISDFQRMGYTAEALANYMTLLGWSPPEGMNEIFTLSEAAQHFSFDRVNKAGAKFDWDKLNWINSQYLHHMPVEQITDLLIPYWQAAGYEFDATNDRAWLEQIAALVAPSLVRLEDAVEMTRYLFVADVGFTEAATAQLQQPNVATALAAIQSVLEQSPALTESTIQAIIQQGVKAANVKKGLVMRSLRAALTGDMQGPDLVQSWLLLHQRQFDIRRLNQALAVAETPLGE; from the coding sequence ATGTCTGTTCGCGTTCGCATTGCTCCTAGTCCTACTGGAAATCTCCATATCGGCACAGCCCGAACGGCCGTGTTCAACTGGTTGTTCGCTCGGCACCAGGGTGGACAGTTTATTTTGCGCATTGAGGATACGGATTTAGAGCGATCGCGCCCTGAATATACTCAAAACATTCTGGACGGCTTAAGCTGGCTCGGATTGGATTGGGATGAGGGCCCATTTTTCCAAACCAAGCGGATGGATCTGTATCAGCAGAAGGTACAAGAACTGCTAGACAAGGGTTTGGCCTACCGCGCTTACGATACCCCTGAAGAACTCGACGCTATGCGCGAGGCTCAAAAAGCCAGAAACGAAGCGCCTCGATATGACAACCGTCATCGCAATCTCACTCCAGAACAAGAGGCAGCATTAGTAGCCGAAGGACGTAAACCCGTCATTCGCTTCAAAATTGATGACGATCGTGAAATTACTTGGATTGACTTGGTGCGCGGCAAAGTAACGTGGAAAGGGCGCGACTTGGGCGGTGATATGGTGATTGCACGAGCAGCCGACGCCGAAACGATCGGGCAACCGCTCTACAACTTTGTGGTGGTGGTTGATGACATTGATATGGGCATCACTCAAGTGATTCGTGGCGAAGACCACATTGGCAACACCCCGAAGCAAATTTTGCTGTATGAAGCCTTGGGAGCTACTGTGCCAGAATTTGGGCATACACCGTTGATTTTGAACCAAGCAGGAGCCAAACTCTCAAAGCGAGATGGAGTTACGTCCATTTCCGACTTTCAGCGCATGGGCTACACCGCCGAAGCACTTGCTAACTATATGACACTGTTGGGATGGTCGCCACCGGAAGGAATGAACGAGATTTTTACCTTATCAGAAGCCGCCCAGCACTTTAGCTTCGATCGGGTTAACAAAGCAGGAGCCAAGTTTGACTGGGACAAGCTGAACTGGATTAACAGTCAGTATTTGCATCATATGCCGGTTGAGCAAATCACTGATTTGTTGATTCCCTATTGGCAAGCAGCAGGATATGAGTTTGACGCCACGAACGATCGAGCCTGGTTAGAGCAAATTGCCGCCTTGGTTGCTCCGAGCTTGGTACGTCTAGAGGATGCAGTAGAGATGACACGATATCTATTTGTAGCAGATGTGGGCTTTACAGAGGCGGCCACGGCTCAGTTGCAACAGCCGAATGTTGCTACGGCTCTGGCAGCAATCCAGTCTGTATTAGAGCAATCCCCTGCGCTGACAGAGTCCACCATTCAAGCGATCATCCAGCAAGGCGTCAAGGCCGCCAATGTGAAAAAAGGGCTGGTGATGCGATCGCTGCGGGCTGCCCTCACCGGAGATATGCAAGGGCCAGATCTAGTGCAATCTTGGTTGCTGCTGCATCAGCGCCAATTCGATATTCGTCGGTTAAATCAAGCTCTGGCTGTTGCGGAAACGCCCTTAGGCGAATGA
- a CDS encoding tocopherol cyclase family protein — protein MTDRNLQTPHSGYHWDGSSRRFFEGWYYRVTLPEHRQTVAFMYSIEDPIGGSPHSGGAAQILGPDDKYLCRTFPDVNRFWAWPDALGLGHWGITELPPGHPPVYLDPIDFTTKVQQGYQATATWHQGNLHDPGTGQTARWEYHLQPIYGWGNPAQSQQSTAGWFSQFQLFEPGWQILMAHGLATGWIEWNGQRYSFRDAPAYGEKNWGGAFPKKWFWLNCNAFEQEPDLALTAGGGYRDVLWWTESAALIGIHHQGRFYEFVPWNAYVEWEVHPWGYWRMTARNDRYEVELTGTTTRSGTPLRAPTVNGLAFCCRDTMHGQLHLELRDRSMGRSRTILVADSSLCGLEVGGSPWQSVWQAAASYWPSFRYVNYVSN, from the coding sequence ATGACCGATCGCAATTTGCAAACCCCCCACAGTGGCTATCACTGGGATGGCTCGTCTCGACGTTTTTTTGAGGGCTGGTATTACCGAGTCACATTGCCAGAACATCGGCAAACGGTGGCCTTCATGTATTCCATCGAAGACCCAATTGGCGGCAGCCCCCATAGTGGGGGCGCAGCGCAGATCCTAGGCCCTGATGATAAATACCTCTGTCGCACTTTTCCCGATGTCAATCGGTTTTGGGCCTGGCCGGATGCGTTGGGATTGGGGCACTGGGGTATTACAGAGCTACCGCCTGGCCATCCCCCAGTCTACTTAGATCCGATCGACTTTACTACCAAGGTGCAACAAGGTTATCAAGCAACTGCAACCTGGCATCAAGGCAACTTACATGATCCTGGAACTGGACAGACGGCTCGTTGGGAATATCACCTTCAACCTATTTATGGCTGGGGCAATCCTGCTCAATCGCAGCAATCGACGGCAGGTTGGTTCTCCCAGTTTCAACTGTTTGAACCAGGTTGGCAAATTTTGATGGCACATGGGTTGGCGACGGGTTGGATTGAGTGGAATGGCCAACGCTACAGCTTCAGAGATGCTCCGGCCTATGGAGAAAAAAATTGGGGTGGTGCATTTCCTAAAAAGTGGTTTTGGCTCAACTGCAATGCCTTCGAGCAGGAACCGGACTTGGCGCTGACTGCTGGAGGCGGCTATCGTGATGTTCTCTGGTGGACAGAATCTGCTGCCCTCATTGGTATTCATCATCAGGGCAGGTTCTATGAATTTGTGCCTTGGAATGCCTATGTGGAGTGGGAGGTGCATCCGTGGGGCTATTGGCGGATGACGGCTCGCAATGACCGCTATGAAGTAGAGTTAACGGGAACTACGACCCGATCGGGCACACCGCTGCGCGCTCCTACCGTCAATGGCTTAGCATTTTGCTGTCGAGATACTATGCATGGTCAGCTACACCTAGAGTTGCGCGATCGATCGATGGGTCGATCCCGTACCATTTTGGTAGCTGATAGTTCTCTCTGTGGTTTGGAAGTGGGAGGCAGTCCGTGGCAGTCGGTCTGGCAAGCTGCTGCTTCCTATTGGCCCAGCTTCCGCTACGTGAATTATGTAAGTAACTAA
- a CDS encoding oligosaccharide flippase family protein gives MSNLKKRAVQGLVWTLVGYGGGQVLRLGGNLILTRLLFPEFFGLMALVNIFIMGLALFSDVGIGVSIIQNKRGEEPDFANTAWTIQVIRGFGLWLVCLLMAAPMAQFYNEPQLQWLIPVVGLTTVIGGFNSTAFYLMERNLAVRQLTLMELVTQIIQLVVMVIWAYFDASVWSLAVGSLVSTAIKTIWSFYLIPGYSNRFTWEKSAARELFSIGRWIFVSTAFTFLAEQADRLLLGKLFSLELLGVYGIALMLSDVPRSIAISLGGKVIFPAVSMLIDLPRYELRSKLLRNRKPLLLGLTAMMMLLISFGDYLIYLLYDERYEDAAWMLPILALGIWPRLLCSTVEASLTALGKVHYTAIGNFTRMAFTIVGILVGFAWLGNLGAVLAVALNDLFYYAVVTYGLHREKIGCLTQDIQATGLLFAGLVFLALGRVLFGLSLPLQGVA, from the coding sequence ATGAGCAATTTGAAGAAACGTGCCGTACAAGGATTGGTTTGGACGCTTGTTGGCTATGGCGGAGGGCAAGTTTTACGACTAGGAGGAAATTTAATTCTCACTCGTCTCCTGTTTCCAGAGTTCTTCGGACTCATGGCGCTAGTCAATATCTTCATCATGGGGCTGGCGCTGTTTTCAGATGTGGGCATTGGAGTCAGCATCATTCAAAACAAACGGGGCGAGGAACCTGACTTTGCCAACACCGCATGGACAATTCAGGTGATTCGTGGGTTTGGACTGTGGCTGGTTTGTCTACTAATGGCGGCTCCAATGGCCCAGTTCTACAACGAACCCCAGTTGCAGTGGTTGATTCCGGTTGTGGGCTTGACGACGGTAATTGGTGGATTCAACTCCACGGCGTTTTACCTGATGGAGCGCAACTTAGCGGTTCGACAACTTACCCTAATGGAACTAGTCACCCAGATCATTCAATTGGTGGTGATGGTGATTTGGGCTTATTTTGATGCCAGTGTCTGGTCGTTGGCCGTGGGAAGTCTAGTCTCTACAGCAATTAAAACAATCTGGAGCTTTTATCTAATACCTGGCTACTCGAATCGATTTACTTGGGAAAAAAGCGCGGCTAGGGAACTGTTCTCAATCGGCCGCTGGATTTTCGTTTCAACTGCCTTCACGTTTTTGGCAGAACAAGCCGATCGCCTCTTGCTCGGTAAACTATTCTCTTTAGAGCTATTAGGAGTGTATGGCATTGCGCTTATGCTCAGTGATGTGCCCCGCAGCATTGCAATTTCACTGGGCGGTAAGGTAATTTTTCCGGCTGTTTCAATGCTGATTGATCTGCCGCGCTACGAACTGCGATCAAAATTGCTGCGTAACCGCAAGCCATTGTTGCTGGGCTTAACCGCCATGATGATGTTGTTGATCAGCTTTGGTGATTACCTAATTTACTTGCTCTATGACGAGCGCTATGAAGACGCTGCTTGGATGTTGCCCATTCTGGCTTTGGGAATTTGGCCTCGCCTCCTCTGCTCAACGGTAGAAGCTTCTCTGACAGCCCTCGGAAAAGTACATTACACTGCTATTGGAAACTTCACCCGAATGGCCTTCACCATTGTTGGGATTTTAGTTGGATTTGCCTGGCTAGGAAACCTGGGGGCTGTGCTAGCAGTGGCACTAAATGACCTGTTCTACTACGCAGTTGTCACCTATGGCTTACACCGAGAGAAAATCGGTTGTTTAACTCAAGATATTCAAGCAACTGGGTTATTGTTCGCCGGGCTGGTGTTCTTGGCTTTGGGGCGAGTTCTCTTCGGGTTGTCGTTACCGTTGCAAGGAGTCGCTTAA
- the recF gene encoding DNA replication/repair protein RecF (All proteins in this family for which functions are known are DNA-binding proteins that assist the filamentation of RecA onto DNA for the initiation of recombination or recombinational repair.): protein MYLKTLHLRQFRNYREQFVEFSAPKTILLGDNAQGKSNLLESVELLATLHSHRSLRDRELVLEGEQVGQIAAALQRETGCIDLAMTFRHNGRRTVSLNGETLRRQLDFLGVMNAVQFSSLDLDLVRGGPGERRSWLDTLLIQLEPVYAYILQQYNTVLRQRNALLKRQRGEAATPESQVRDAASVYLPDVASSLEASTELSIWNAQLAAIGSRVIRRRARVLQRLAPLAQTWHEAISARTETLEIRYAPNVAAQQDDSEAIQQSFLEKMQQRSIAEWHQGTTLVGPHRDEVEFTINQTPARQYGSQGQQRTLVLALKLAELKLIESVVGEPPLLLLDDVLAELDLNRQNKLLETIQDRFQTLITTTHLGSFDAQWLKSSQILTVEAGQIRVA from the coding sequence ATGTATTTGAAAACGCTGCACTTGCGGCAATTTCGCAACTACCGAGAACAGTTCGTTGAGTTTTCTGCTCCCAAAACAATTTTATTGGGAGATAATGCGCAAGGAAAATCGAATTTACTCGAATCAGTGGAGTTGTTGGCAACACTACATTCCCATCGATCGTTGCGCGATCGAGAGTTAGTGCTGGAAGGCGAGCAAGTCGGTCAAATTGCGGCAGCATTGCAACGAGAGACTGGATGCATTGACTTAGCCATGACCTTCCGCCACAACGGACGCCGTACTGTCAGCCTGAACGGAGAAACCCTGCGTCGTCAGCTAGATTTCTTAGGTGTGATGAATGCGGTGCAGTTTTCTAGTCTAGATCTAGATCTAGTACGGGGTGGACCCGGAGAGCGGCGCAGTTGGCTAGATACGCTACTGATTCAACTAGAACCAGTCTATGCCTATATTTTGCAGCAATACAACACTGTGCTGCGGCAGCGCAACGCGCTGTTAAAACGGCAGCGCGGAGAAGCGGCAACGCCAGAGAGCCAGGTTAGGGATGCCGCCTCAGTTTATCTTCCTGATGTCGCCAGTTCTCTAGAGGCTTCGACAGAACTGTCGATTTGGAATGCGCAGCTAGCGGCGATCGGATCGCGGGTGATTCGCCGCCGAGCCAGAGTGCTGCAACGCTTAGCTCCACTAGCGCAAACTTGGCATGAAGCCATCAGCGCTCGTACTGAAACCTTGGAGATCCGTTATGCTCCCAATGTAGCGGCTCAACAGGACGATTCAGAGGCGATTCAACAGTCCTTTTTGGAAAAAATGCAGCAGCGATCGATCGCTGAATGGCATCAAGGCACAACCTTGGTTGGACCTCACCGTGATGAAGTGGAGTTTACCATTAACCAAACTCCAGCCCGGCAGTACGGCTCACAAGGGCAGCAGCGAACTCTGGTGCTGGCACTGAAACTGGCGGAACTAAAACTGATTGAATCCGTTGTAGGGGAGCCGCCCCTATTGCTGCTGGATGATGTATTGGCAGAACTGGATTTGAATCGTCAAAACAAACTGCTAGAAACCATTCAAGATCGATTTCAAACGCTAATTACCACGACACATCTTGGCTCTTTTGATGCTCAATGGCTGAAATCGTCTCAAATTCTCACCGTTGAGGCTGGACAGATTCGAGTGGCGTGA